GAGCGCCTCCGGCTATCGGGGTGACCTTTAAGGATGGTGTGGCATTTGTTTCAAGAAAAAGGGAATCCAAGCTTGTCAGACCGGGGGAAAAAATCTACAAGCTTGATGATCACATCGCAACTGCAAGTTCGGGTCTTGTGGCTGATGCGCGAGTTCTTGTTGATGTCGCAAGAGTCAGGGCGCAGCAAAACAAACTGATTTATGACGAGCCTGTTTCAGTGACTTCAATGGCAAAATTCATCGCGGACAAGCAGCAGCTTTACACACAATATGCAGGAGTCAGGCCTTACGGAGTTTCATTTTTAATCGGCGGAGTAAATGACGAGTCCAGGCTCTTTGAAACAG
The genomic region above belongs to Nanoarchaeota archaeon and contains:
- a CDS encoding archaeal proteasome endopeptidase complex subunit alpha: MTPEMMGYDRTIVVFSPDGRLFQVEYAREAVKRAPPAIGVTFKDGVAFVSRKRESKLVRPGEKIYKLDDHIATASSGLVADARVLVDVARVRAQQNKLIYDEPVSVTSMAKFIADKQQLYTQYAGVRPYGVSFLIGGVNDESRLFETDPSGIMLEVKARAIGKSADKINEFFEKNWKPQMNTKDALQFAIDGLKKEGKVEEDDMTVVVITKAEDFKELSADDLKKMGVKI